The Palleronia sp. THAF1 genome contains the following window.
CGGTCCTTTCAAAGACCAGACCCATAGAATCGCGCAGCACGATCGGGCCGGAAATATAGTCGTCACCGATCCCCGGCGTCCGCAGAACACAGCGCCACCCCGCGCCTTTCAGACCGTCGATGGGCAAGCGCAGCGGATCGAAATCCGACGTGGCCCCACCTTCCATATGCGTGATTGCAAACACCTCTATGTCCGGTCCTTTGCGATAGCTGGTGAAGACGGTCCGCCCATCCACGGGTTGCATGTAGTCGAACCGATCCTCTGGCCCAAGATTATCACGAAGCCATGGATTCGCCCTGCGAAAGTTTCGCAACGCTAGCATGAACTTCGTTTGCACCGGGTTAAGAGCAGAGTGCGAATTGCTGACATTGCAGTATTCGTGCATGTCATCCATCCACGCCCGCGCGATTTCCTTCAGGTCGGCGACGGTGAAATGCTCCGGGCCTGACAGTGGCGGCTCGACCCCGTTCAACAGCTTGGCGATGTGGTCCAGATCGTAATCCGTCACCTCGACCAGCGCGGGCAGGAATTCGAAGAAGCGACGCAGTTCGTCGCGCGTTTCGTAGCCCAGCTCTTTCAAGCGGCGGAAATTGCCCGGAACGGAATAGCGGTATTCGTCCACCTGCCACTTCAGGCTGATCGCCTCTTCCGCGACGACCTTGACGCCATATTGATCGTCCTGGTTGCGGATAAAGCCCCAGTTCGCCCGAGCGGTGGCGTTAAGGAAGTCCATCGGCACGCCCGGCAACGCGGCATAGGTCAGCATCGAGACCGCCGGGTTGTCGTAGGCCTTTTCCAAGATCTCCATCCGCGTTTCACCCAAGCGAGTGTTGATGTTCAGCTTGGGGTTCACCTGCGTGCCGCGCCGCAACGTGTCGTGGTTCGCGGTGCCCGAAATCCAGTTCGACCCACGATCGAGCATCTCCTTGATGCGCCACCACTTCGACAGCCAGTAGCCGTAGATGAATGGAGTATTATGCGCGAAAGTCAGCGGCCCCCACTGGAACACGTCCGGGTCGCGGTGCTGCTCGATCACGGCGCGGTAGGTGGACGACAGCTCCCAGTCTTCCTGCGGCCAAGGGCGGCCATCCTCGAACACGAACCACGGCCGATAAGTGGTGCCCGCGACGTTCTCTTCGATGTCGGACATCTGGTTCAGGAACTCGTCGTCGTGACGCAACTCATGCGCCTCCGGGTCCCACCACTTGAAGTCTTGTGCGCCATCCACGCGGACGCCATCGGCACCGAAATTCACCTTGCGGCGCTGCATCTCCAGCAGGATCGAGCGCACCGCCGGGTTTTTGTAATCCATGTTCTGGCCGTACATGTTCGGCCCGGCAAAGAAGTGACTGTTCAGCGCGTTCAGCCCCTGATTGTCCGAATGCCCGAACACGACGTCGAAGATCAGCATCTTGGGCTTGTTCGGGAAGTTGTGCAGGGCGGCGGCGAAGTCGGCCAGCTCATCCGGGCGGCCCGTTTCCAGCAGAACGGGGTTCACCGTGGCCATGCCAGCGATCACCACGTCGTAGCCCCAATTCGTCGTGTCGGGTCTGGTCAGTTCGATCTCGACCTCTGAGGCGTCGGAATCGACCGGGGCTTCGTTCCAAAAGCCGGGGCCGGTCTCATAGACGGTCGTGGGCTCAACGGGCAGCAATTGCACCGCGTCGTAGCCAAGGTAGATTTCATCCGAAGGATCCTTGGGCAGATCGCCGCGCAGACGTTCGGACAGGCGTTCGAACTGGCGGGTCAGGCTGGCGAGCGTGCCGCCCGCGGTCGCCGTGGGAATATGGATTTGCAAGATGTTCGTCGGCGGGCCGAACTTGTGCGGAGTTTCACCCGAGAGCGCCTTCCAATATTCCTTGTCCTTCCGCTCGGCCTGCAATTTCTCGATGTCGTAAAGCTCGGCTGGGGCCAGTGCGCCGAACGGCAGAGACATCGCCAGAGGGTCAAGGATCCGGTGCCATTCGTCGTTCTGATCGCGCCAGACCAGCGCATAAAAGTCCCCGCCTTCCAGACGGTTGCCCGCACGCATGCCGCGCGCGGCGGCGAAAGTATGTGCCTCGAACCGGGCGACGGGCAGGTAAATACGCTCGAACGTCACCGATTGATGGGCCCGTGTCAGATCCAGCGAACCGGCAGGGGACAGCACTTCAAGGAAGACATCCGAATCCGGGATGCGTGCGTCCTGCAATTCAGGCGTCCAGAAGCCGAAAGTCGCCACGTCACCGTCCACGTGACCGCCCAGCCGCCGAGCCACCGCCTCGTGCGCGTCGAACATCGTCTCGGAGGTGTGCATCGCCTTGCGACATTGCGCGGCAAGGCCCTCGGCCACATCGATGTCGGCCGTTACGCGGGTCTTCAAGCTCATGGTCTGTCCCTTCTCAGGCTCGCACGTCAGGTTCAGTACGGCCCGTGTGGTGTTCTATGCGCGCGATCTGGTGCGCGGCTTCGATCACTTCGCCCAATGCGTCCTGCACATCGCGGTCGAACGTGGCGGGGTCCTCGGATCGGTCTTCCAGATAGACCCGCAGCGTCGCGCCGCTGGTGCCCGTGCCGGACAGGCGCAGCACAATACGACCGCCATTGTCCAGATAGACGCGCAAGCCCTGCCGCTTGGCAATAGAGCCGTCAACCGGATCGTGGTAGTCGAACTCATCCGCCGCCTCGATGCTGCGACCTGCGACGGTCTTGCCCGGCAAATCATCCAGCCGGGCGCGCAGATCACCCATCAGCGCCTCGGCCTTCTCGGTCTCGATGCCTTCGAAGTCATGGCGAGAATAGAAGTTGCGCCCGTAGTCGGCCCAATGCGCCTGCATCAACTCGACCACGCCCTGCTTCTTCACCGCCAAGATATTCAGCCAGAGCAGCACGGCCCAAAGACCGTCCTTCTCGCGAACATGGTCGCTGCCGGTCCCGGCGGATTCCTCTCCGCATAGAGTGATCCGCCCGTCATCCAGCAAGTTGCCGAAGAACTTCCAGCCCGTCGGAGTCTCGTAGCAATCCAAACCCTTGGCATCGGCAACCACATCCACGGCTTGCGATGTCGGCATCGACCGCGCCACCCCCGCCAGCCCTTTGACGTAGGCGGGCGCCAAGTCAGCGTTCGCCGCCAGAACCGCCAGGGAGTCCGAAGGCGCGACATACATCCCCGGCCCCATGATCATGTTACGATCGCCGTCACCGTCGCTGGCCGCGCCGAAATCGGGCGCATTGACGCCGCCCATGATATCCACCAGCTCCTTGGCCCAAACGGGGTTCGGGTCGGGGTGGCCGCCCCCGAAGTCAGGCTTTGGCACAGCGTTGATGACAGACCCTTCGGATGCGCCGAGCTTTCCTTCTAGGATCGCTTTCGCGTAAGGCCCCGTGACCGCGTGCATCGCGTCGAAGCACAGCCGAAAGCCGCCATCAATCAGCGCGCGGATCGCGTCGAAGTCGAACAACTCTTCCATCAGCGCGGCGTAATCGGCTACCGGGTCGACGACTTCGACGATCATGTCGCCCAAGGTTTGCTCTCCGATATTGGAAAGATCGGCGTCCTGAGCCTCTAATATTCGGTAGGCCGACAGCTTCGTCGTCGCCTCGAATATGCGCCCGGTCACTTCTTCGGATGCAGGTCCACCGTTTGGGCCGTTGAACTTCACACCGAAGTCCTCGTCCGGCCCGCCGGGGTTGTGGCTGGCCGACAGGATGATGCCGCCATCGGTGCCGCGCTTGCGGATCAGGTTGGACGCTGCAGGCGTCGACATCAGCGCCCCCTGCCCCACGATCACCCGCGCCGCCCCGTTCGCCGCTGCCATTCGCAGGATTACCTGCGCCGCGCGGTCGCCGAAGTAACGCCCGTCGCCGCCCAGAACCAAGGTCTTGCCGTCCGCGCCACCGATCCCGTCGAAGATCGCCTGCACGAAGTTCTCCAGATAGTGCGTCTGCATGAAGACCTTTGTCTTCTTGCGCAGACCGCTGGTGCCCGGCTTCTGTCCGTCTATCGGCGTCGTCTCGATCGTCAGGCGTTCCATGCGTACCCTATCTGTCAGCGTCGTCCATGATAGTGGCTGTCGCGGCTACAGCGTCAAGGTCGCCCAGCGCATCGGGGGCCACACCGATCCGACGCCGCCAATTGGGATGCTGGTGGATTGTCCCCGGCAAATTCGCCTGTTCGACACGACCCAACAAGTCCTCAATCTGTGCGACCACAAGGCGCGAGGGGGTGGCCGCAAGGAAAGTGTGCAGGTGTTCGACGGTTGCGCCACCCAGCACCGCCGTCAGGGCTTTCACCGCATCAGCGCGTTCGCCCATCGCCTTTGCATGGGCATCTGCGTCGATATCCCCGACCTTCAGCCGCCAGTCGACATCACGCCCCTGCTTCCAGCCCTCCCACGTGGGCAGATCGTGGCTGCCCCATGATGTGAGTGCCGCGCGTGCGTAGCGACCGGCGGCCAGGAAAGGCTGATCCTTCGCGTCCCAGTCGCGTTCGAACTGGGTGACACGGCATCCCAGAAGACCGCTGTCTTCCATCGCCTCGCGGAGGCCATCGGGGATATTGCCCAAGTCTTCACCTACGATGGTCGCGCCCGCCCGCGCGGCTTCGATCCGGGCGACCGCCATCAGCGCCGCGCGCGGCATCGTCACGTAGGCACCAGGAACATCGCCTTCAGGGTTCCAGAACGCCCGCTCGAACCCCAGAACATGGTCGATCCGCAGCAGTTTCGCGTGGGCCAGAGCACGGCGGAGGATCAACGCGAGTGGGCGGAATCCTTCCACCGCCAGCGTGTCGGGGCGTAGGGGCGCCAACCCCCAGCTTTGCCCATCGGCAGAGAAGGCATCGGGTGGCGCGCCCAGCGACACGCCAGCCGCGAACAGCTCCGGCTGCCCCCACGTCTCGGCCCCCTGCGGGTGGGTACCGACCGCAAGATCGAGATACAGCCCGAAGCGCATCCCAGCCTCCAGCGCAGCCTCCTGCGCCTTGGCGATCTGCGCTTCGGCCCGCCATTGAAGCCAAGCGTGGAACGTGACCTCGTCAGCCTGCTCTTCGGCAAAGGCGCGCACCGCATCGCTATCGGGATCGCGCAGTGTCTCGGGCCACTCGGGCCAGTAGGACCCGTAGCGGCTGGACAGCGCCTGATGCAGAGCGAACCGCTCCAGATCGTCGCCCATCTTAGCGCGCCACGCATCGAACCCGGCATCCGGCGCGAAATCCGCGCGCAGGGCGGCAAGGCGGCTGGCGGTCGCAAGTTCGTAGTCCAGCAAGTCATCGGCGGGTAGCGGTGTCTCATCCGCGAAGACATGCAGTGCCGACAGCCATCCCCGGTGCGATGGCGCGTAGGGAGAGAACGCCTGCGCATCCTGTAGGAAGCCAGCGTGAACCGGATTTATACCGATGAAATCGGCTCCCGCGCGGCCCAGCGATGCGGCCGCCTCGGCCAGATCGGCGTATGTCCCGATGCGTCCGTCGCGCGACAGGCCGTAGAGTGGCAAGGTGATGCCCCATGCGCGCGGCGGTTCCGGCAGTGTCGCGGGTGCGCACAAGAGCCACCCTCGGTCTTCGCCTACGGTGATCGTGTGGATGCCCACCGGAAGCGCATCAACGTCCGCGCCCCGCCCCGTGCGTTCGGTCCCGTCTTCCAGAACCAACTGCCAGTCCTGCCCCTCCAACGCGGGCAACCGCAAAGCCGCGTCCGCCTCGACCACCTGCCAAGTCTCCACAGTCCGGGCGCGATCCAGCGCGGTCAGCCGATCCTCGACCTCCGCGTCCGACACTACGCCGAACCCCGCTAGCAGCGCATCGCGGGTCGCGTCACTGGTCTGATGCTCGGTCCCGGTCGCGTCCTTGTAGACAGGCAGGATGCCCACCCATTCTGCCAGACGGTCCCGCGCCCCGCTCATTCCGAACCCCACAGCACGAAGACAGCCACCGAGTCCGCCGGGATCGTCACCGCGTCAAAGACCAATTCCCCCACCCGGTCAGGATCGGCCGTGTCGATCCGCCAGTCCCACGACATGCCCTTGGGCGGTGGCGGCAGCTTCCAGTCGCGCGCATCGCCACGGTTGAAGACCGCGAAGATCGCCTGCTCTGTCTCGGCGTACTCCGGCGTTCCGCTGGCCATGCGCAATTCCATCGCGATGGCATCCTGACTGGCATCATCCCACGCTGCCTGCGTCATTGGCTTGCCGTTCGACTGCCACCAGAACAAATCCTCTCGCCCGTCCACCGAGCGTTCGCGCGAATGCAGGAACAGCTTTTGCCGCAGCAGTGGATGCTCGCGCCGGAACGCGATCATGTCGCGGGTGAAGGCATGAAAGTCTTCATCGGCCTTCGACCAGTCGATCCAGCTCGTCTCGTTGTCCTGCGCATAAGCGTTGTTGTTCCCGCCCTGAGAGTTGCCGATCTCATCGCCCGCCAGCAGCATGGGCGTGCCTTGGGACAGCATCAGCGTGGCCATCATGTTGCGCTTTCGCCGGGCGCGGGCCGTTTTGATCTCGGCGTCCTTGGTCGGTCCTTCGACGCCCAGATTGTCGGAGTAATTCTCTCCGTGGCCGTCGCGGCCATCTTCGCCGTTCGCGTCGTTGTGCTTCTCGTTGTAGCTGACGGTGTCCTGTAGCGTGAAACCATCGTGCGCCGTCAACAGGTTAACGCTCGCCGTCGCAGGGCGGCCCGAGTGATCGAACTGCAAAGCCGATCCGGTCAGACGATCGGCCAGCCCCGGCACCGAGCCTTCGTCACCGCGCCAGAACATGCGCACCCGGTCGCGAAACTTGTCGTTCCACTCCAGGAACGGCGGGGGGAAGCCACCAAGCTGGTATCCGCCGGGGCCGATGTCCCACGGCTCTGCGATCAGCTTCACCCCGGTCAGGACCGGGTCCTGCCTCACGGCGTCGAAGAACGCGGCGCCCTGATCGAAGCCGCCCGTTCCCGCCCGGCCCAGGGTCGAGCACAGGTCGAAGCGGAAGCCATCCACATGCATGACCTCAACCCAATACCGCAGCGAGTCCATGATCATGCGCAGCACCATGGGATGATCCACGTTCAGCGTGTTGCCGCAGCCGGTATCGTTCACGTAGTGGCGGGGATTATCTTCCAAACGGTAGTAGCTGGCATTGTCGAGGCCACGGAACGACAGGGTCGGGCCGAGCTCGTTGCCCTCGCAGGTGTGATTGTAGACCACGTCCATGATGACTTCGATGCCCGCGCCGTGGAAGCGCGCGACCATCTGCTGGAACTCGGCGATCTCTTGTCGGGCCATGTAGCGCGGTTCCGGCGCGAAGAAGCCAAGCGTCTGGTAGCCCCAGTAATTCGTCAGCTTCTTCTCATGCAGGAAGCGGTCCGTCAGGAAGGCCTGCGCGGGCAGCAATTCGATCGCGGTGATGCCCAGATCGGTCAGGTAATCCAGCATCGGGTCCGACGCCATCGCCATGAACGTGCCCGGATCGCGCACATCGCGGCGCATGGCGGTCAGGCCCTTCACATGCGCCTCGTATATCACCGACTGGCGCACCGGCACTTGGGGCGGCAGGTCGCGTCCCCAGGAAAACGACGGATCGACGACAACGGAGCGCGGCATGTATGGCGCAGAGTCACGCGGGTCGATCACAAGGTCGGACTTTCCCACCGTGTAGCCCATCAACGCATCGTGCCACGCGGGATGCCCCGTCAGTTGCTTGGCGTATGGGTCCATCAGCAGCTTGGCGGGATTGAAGCGATGGCCTTCCTCTGGCGCATAGGCCCCATGCGCGCGGTAGCCGTACTTCGTGCCCGGCGTCAGGCCAGAGATATAGCCGTGCCACACATCGCCGTTACGCTCGGGCAGGTCGATACGCGTCTCTGTGCCGTTCTCATCGAACAGACACAATTCCATGCGGCTGGCATTCTGGCTAAAAACGGCGAAGTTCACACCGTCGCCATCGAAGGTCGCGCCCACCGGAGCGGCGCGACCGGCGGTCATCTGAAAGCGTTTCATCAGGCGGCTAGCAGCCCTTCGTAGAGGGCCGCGTATTGTCCGGCAGACACGTCCCAGCCCACTGGATGAGCCATCGCGTTGCGGACCATGCGCGACCAGGTCTGGGGTTGTGCGTGAAGCTCTAGCATACGCATCAGCGCAAGATACAGGGCTTCCGCATCGTCAGGCGCGTGTACGATCCCCGTGGGAACGCCCGCCTTCAGTGCGGCATCATTGGCGTCGATCACCGTATCCGCCAACCCGCCCACGCGCGCCACCACCGGCAGAGCACCGTAGCGCAGACCGTACAGTTGGGTCAGGCCGCAGGGCTCGAACCGCGAGGGCACCAGAACCGCATCGGCCCCCGCCATCATACGGTGCGACAGCCCTTCGTCGTAGCCGATCTGCACGCCAAGATTCTCATGCAGCGCACCGGCTTCGCGCCAAGCATGCTCCAACCCCTTGTCGCCCGATCCCAGCAACGCAAGCTGCCCACCCTGATGCAAATAGCCGGGGATCACGTCCAGCAGCACATCCAGCCCCTTCTGCGCCGTCAGCCGAGAGACGACCACGGCCAATGGCCCGTCCGACGGCGGCAGCCCGAAGGCTTTTTGCAGCGCCTTCTTCGCGGGTCCCTTTCCGCGGTGGGTCTTGAAGCGCCGGATCGCGGGGTCGGTGGCCGGGTTCCACTGATCGGTGTCGATCCCGTTCAGGATGCCCACCAGATCGCCCCGGCGCGCGGTCATCAACCCGTCGAAGCCCATGCCGAAGGCGGGCGTCGTCAATTCGCGGGCGTACCGGGGGCTGACGGTCGTGATCCGATCACAGGTCGTTAGCCCGGCTTTCAGCGTCGAGATGCGGCCCCAGAACTCGAACCCATCTTCGGTGAAGTCCTCCGGTTCCAACCCCAGCGCCACCATCCGGTCGGCATCCGCCTGCCCCGCGAAGGCGATGTTGTGGATCGTCATCACCGACGGCACCGGCGTGCCGTCGCGCTTCAGGAAGTACGGCAACAGCCCTGCCTGCCAGTCGTGCCCATGCGCAATATCGGGCCGCCAGTCGGTCGCACCCCGGCAAATCTCTGCCCCCGCCCGGCACAGAGCCGCATAGCGTTCGGGGTTGTCGTCCCAATCATGGCCTTCTGGCGTCAGATAGATCGTGCCGTTCCGGTCATACAGATGCGGCGCGTCCAACACATACAGACCGCCCATCGACGTCTGCGCGAAGAAAACACGCGCCGGACCACCGTAGAGATCATCGAAGGCGAAGACCTTTTCGCCCTCGACCTGCTTCAGGACCTGCGGGTAGCCCGGCAGCAGAGTATGCATTTCCACGCCCTGCGCTGCCAATGCCGCTGGAAGAGCACCCGCCACGTCGGCCAACCCGCCCGTCTTCACGAAGGGCACGCATTCCGACGCGACCGATAGCACGCGTCTCACTGGGCAGCGCTCCAGCCGTCGATCATGTCTTGCGTGATCAGCGTGACCCCGCCTTTCGAGACTTCGAAGAACTTGGCATCCGCTTCGGCATCCTCACCCACGATCAAGCCTTCGGGGATATGCACCCCTC
Protein-coding sequences here:
- the glgX gene encoding glycogen debranching protein GlgX, with the protein product MKRFQMTAGRAAPVGATFDGDGVNFAVFSQNASRMELCLFDENGTETRIDLPERNGDVWHGYISGLTPGTKYGYRAHGAYAPEEGHRFNPAKLLMDPYAKQLTGHPAWHDALMGYTVGKSDLVIDPRDSAPYMPRSVVVDPSFSWGRDLPPQVPVRQSVIYEAHVKGLTAMRRDVRDPGTFMAMASDPMLDYLTDLGITAIELLPAQAFLTDRFLHEKKLTNYWGYQTLGFFAPEPRYMARQEIAEFQQMVARFHGAGIEVIMDVVYNHTCEGNELGPTLSFRGLDNASYYRLEDNPRHYVNDTGCGNTLNVDHPMVLRMIMDSLRYWVEVMHVDGFRFDLCSTLGRAGTGGFDQGAAFFDAVRQDPVLTGVKLIAEPWDIGPGGYQLGGFPPPFLEWNDKFRDRVRMFWRGDEGSVPGLADRLTGSALQFDHSGRPATASVNLLTAHDGFTLQDTVSYNEKHNDANGEDGRDGHGENYSDNLGVEGPTKDAEIKTARARRKRNMMATLMLSQGTPMLLAGDEIGNSQGGNNNAYAQDNETSWIDWSKADEDFHAFTRDMIAFRREHPLLRQKLFLHSRERSVDGREDLFWWQSNGKPMTQAAWDDASQDAIAMELRMASGTPEYAETEQAIFAVFNRGDARDWKLPPPPKGMSWDWRIDTADPDRVGELVFDAVTIPADSVAVFVLWGSE
- a CDS encoding 4-alpha-glucanotransferase, with the protein product MSGARDRLAEWVGILPVYKDATGTEHQTSDATRDALLAGFGVVSDAEVEDRLTALDRARTVETWQVVEADAALRLPALEGQDWQLVLEDGTERTGRGADVDALPVGIHTITVGEDRGWLLCAPATLPEPPRAWGITLPLYGLSRDGRIGTYADLAEAAASLGRAGADFIGINPVHAGFLQDAQAFSPYAPSHRGWLSALHVFADETPLPADDLLDYELATASRLAALRADFAPDAGFDAWRAKMGDDLERFALHQALSSRYGSYWPEWPETLRDPDSDAVRAFAEEQADEVTFHAWLQWRAEAQIAKAQEAALEAGMRFGLYLDLAVGTHPQGAETWGQPELFAAGVSLGAPPDAFSADGQSWGLAPLRPDTLAVEGFRPLALILRRALAHAKLLRIDHVLGFERAFWNPEGDVPGAYVTMPRAALMAVARIEAARAGATIVGEDLGNIPDGLREAMEDSGLLGCRVTQFERDWDAKDQPFLAAGRYARAALTSWGSHDLPTWEGWKQGRDVDWRLKVGDIDADAHAKAMGERADAVKALTAVLGGATVEHLHTFLAATPSRLVVAQIEDLLGRVEQANLPGTIHQHPNWRRRIGVAPDALGDLDAVAATATIMDDADR
- the glgA gene encoding glycogen synthase GlgA; this translates as MRRVLSVASECVPFVKTGGLADVAGALPAALAAQGVEMHTLLPGYPQVLKQVEGEKVFAFDDLYGGPARVFFAQTSMGGLYVLDAPHLYDRNGTIYLTPEGHDWDDNPERYAALCRAGAEICRGATDWRPDIAHGHDWQAGLLPYFLKRDGTPVPSVMTIHNIAFAGQADADRMVALGLEPEDFTEDGFEFWGRISTLKAGLTTCDRITTVSPRYARELTTPAFGMGFDGLMTARRGDLVGILNGIDTDQWNPATDPAIRRFKTHRGKGPAKKALQKAFGLPPSDGPLAVVVSRLTAQKGLDVLLDVIPGYLHQGGQLALLGSGDKGLEHAWREAGALHENLGVQIGYDEGLSHRMMAGADAVLVPSRFEPCGLTQLYGLRYGALPVVARVGGLADTVIDANDAALKAGVPTGIVHAPDDAEALYLALMRMLELHAQPQTWSRMVRNAMAHPVGWDVSAGQYAALYEGLLAA
- a CDS encoding alpha-D-glucose phosphate-specific phosphoglucomutase is translated as MERLTIETTPIDGQKPGTSGLRKKTKVFMQTHYLENFVQAIFDGIGGADGKTLVLGGDGRYFGDRAAQVILRMAAANGAARVIVGQGALMSTPAASNLIRKRGTDGGIILSASHNPGGPDEDFGVKFNGPNGGPASEEVTGRIFEATTKLSAYRILEAQDADLSNIGEQTLGDMIVEVVDPVADYAALMEELFDFDAIRALIDGGFRLCFDAMHAVTGPYAKAILEGKLGASEGSVINAVPKPDFGGGHPDPNPVWAKELVDIMGGVNAPDFGAASDGDGDRNMIMGPGMYVAPSDSLAVLAANADLAPAYVKGLAGVARSMPTSQAVDVVADAKGLDCYETPTGWKFFGNLLDDGRITLCGEESAGTGSDHVREKDGLWAVLLWLNILAVKKQGVVELMQAHWADYGRNFYSRHDFEGIETEKAEALMGDLRARLDDLPGKTVAGRSIEAADEFDYHDPVDGSIAKRQGLRVYLDNGGRIVLRLSGTGTSGATLRVYLEDRSEDPATFDRDVQDALGEVIEAAHQIARIEHHTGRTEPDVRA
- the gghA gene encoding glucosylglycerol hydrolase; its protein translation is MSLKTRVTADIDVAEGLAAQCRKAMHTSETMFDAHEAVARRLGGHVDGDVATFGFWTPELQDARIPDSDVFLEVLSPAGSLDLTRAHQSVTFERIYLPVARFEAHTFAAARGMRAGNRLEGGDFYALVWRDQNDEWHRILDPLAMSLPFGALAPAELYDIEKLQAERKDKEYWKALSGETPHKFGPPTNILQIHIPTATAGGTLASLTRQFERLSERLRGDLPKDPSDEIYLGYDAVQLLPVEPTTVYETGPGFWNEAPVDSDASEVEIELTRPDTTNWGYDVVIAGMATVNPVLLETGRPDELADFAAALHNFPNKPKMLIFDVVFGHSDNQGLNALNSHFFAGPNMYGQNMDYKNPAVRSILLEMQRRKVNFGADGVRVDGAQDFKWWDPEAHELRHDDEFLNQMSDIEENVAGTTYRPWFVFEDGRPWPQEDWELSSTYRAVIEQHRDPDVFQWGPLTFAHNTPFIYGYWLSKWWRIKEMLDRGSNWISGTANHDTLRRGTQVNPKLNINTRLGETRMEILEKAYDNPAVSMLTYAALPGVPMDFLNATARANWGFIRNQDDQYGVKVVAEEAISLKWQVDEYRYSVPGNFRRLKELGYETRDELRRFFEFLPALVEVTDYDLDHIAKLLNGVEPPLSGPEHFTVADLKEIARAWMDDMHEYCNVSNSHSALNPVQTKFMLALRNFRRANPWLRDNLGPEDRFDYMQPVDGRTVFTSYRKGPDIEVFAITHMEGGATSDFDPLRLPIDGLKGAGWRCVLRTPGIGDDYISGPIVLRDSMGLVFERTV